One Triticum dicoccoides isolate Atlit2015 ecotype Zavitan chromosome 5B, WEW_v2.0, whole genome shotgun sequence genomic window carries:
- the LOC119308629 gene encoding uncharacterized protein LOC119308629 gives MVHLPHMGKLRRGVKEEAVDDDGGAAGAAGAEASPFHKRSRLAQQQPQQWSTDGASVSNQQSTQHDFLEEPSPLGLRLKKSPSLVDLIQMKLVQAGKAKDARHGGTASASEKLKASNFPGSILRIGSWEWVSRYEGDLVVKCYFAKHKLVWEVLDGGLKSKIEIQWSDICALKVVCPETEPGTLEIALSRQPLFFRETNPQPRKHTLWQATSDFTAGQASMHRRHFLQCAPGMMNKHVEKLVHCDPRLCSLSQQIDIKLENPYFESRTSIFEDPDDVKCQNFVHNKDDDDQLDPQRFRELLRHHSTSGRIDAEERQEAGTSDGLPRDFSNSVTDGQVIKQGGGSSVCEPHTSILSWNGFKLPGIRRSMSKSEIANHIGHHIYRHMYSGNLPAADGGAGTSGKLAIDDITRYLLNDSQILDGGNDSTGKLAFDELTRQLLNDSQITIAADERMLMSRVNSLCSLIHRDSGTGQVNPGVHSDNNEIYERKPQAYAPPVEGDSGNGSLPPRQEPFGDLLTHLPRISSFPHFL, from the exons ATGGTTCACTTGCCGCACATGGGGAAGCTGCGGAGGGGGgtgaaggaggaggcggtggacgacgacggcgGCGCCGCGGGGGCGGCCGGGGCTGAGGCGTCGCCGTTCCATAAGAGGTCCCGCCTCGCGCAGCAGCAGCCGCAG CAATGGAGCACAGATGGTGCTAGTGTGTCAAATCAGCAGTCGACGCAACATGATTTCCTTGAGGAGCCTAGTCCACTTGGCTTGCGGCTTAAGAAGAGCCCCTCTCTGGTGGATTTGATCCAAATGAAGCTTGTGCAGGCTGGCAAGGCCAAAGACGCCCGGCACGGTGGCACTGCTAGTGCCTCGGAGAAACTAAAAGCCTCCAACTTCCCTGGTTCTATTCTCAGAATCGGATCTTGGGAG TGGGTATCAAGGTACGAAGGTGATCTGGTTGTGAAATGCTATTTTGCAAAACACAAACTCGTGTGGGAAGTACTGGATGGTGGTCTCAAGAGTAAAATTGAGATACAGTGGTCTGATATCTGTGCACTTAAGGTGGTTTGTCCAGAAACGGAACCTGGCACCCTGGAAATTGCG TTGTCCAGGCAACCACTTTTCTTCAGAGAAACGAATCCGCAGCCAAGGAAGCACACTTTGTGGCAGGCAACTTCTGATTTTACTGCTGGACAGGCAAGCATGCACAG GAGGCACTTTCTTCAGTGTGCGCCCGGAATGATGAATAAGCATGTGGAGAAGCTTGTTCACTGTGACCCACGTCTATGCTCGCTAAGCCAGCAAATTGACATCAAGTTGGAGAATCCGTACTTTGAATCAAGAACTTCCATATTTGAAGACCCAGATGATGTGAAGTGCCAAAATTTTGTGCATAATAAAGATGATGACGATCAGTTAGACCCCCAAAGATTTAGGGAACTATTACGGCATCATTCTACATCCGGTAGGATAGATGCTGAAGAGAGACAGGAAGCTGGAACATCAGATGGCTTGCCTCGAGATTTCTCTAATTCAG TTACTGACGGTCAAGTGATTAAACAAGGCGGTGGTTCCAGTGTGTGTGAACCACATACAAGCATCCTTAGTTGGAACGGTTTTAAGTTGCCGGGGATCCGGCGCTCTATGTCCAAGAGTGAGATAGCAAACCACATTGGGCACCACATCTACAGACATATGTATTCAGGGAACCTACCCGCAGCTGATGGTGGTGCTGGCACATCAGGTAAACTGGCCATAGATGACATCACCCGGTACCTACTGAACGACTCTCAGATCCTCGACGGTGGCAATGACTCAACGGGTAAACTAGCATTTGATGAGCTGACCCGGCAACTTCTGAACGACTCCCAAATCACTATTGCTGCTGATGAGAGGATGCTCATGTCAAGGGTCAATTCTCTGTGCTCATTGATCCACAGAGATTCAGGCACAGGCCAGGTAAACCCTGGTGTTCACAGTGATAATAATGAGATTTATGAGAGGAAGCCCCAAGCTTATGCGCCTCCTGTTGAAGGAGACAGTGGCAATGGCTCATTGCCTCCAAGGCAAGAACCATTTGGGGACCTGCTTACTCATCTGCCACGCATCTCATCATTTCCTCATTTCTTGTGA